From Triticum urartu cultivar G1812 chromosome 2, Tu2.1, whole genome shotgun sequence, a single genomic window includes:
- the LOC125541056 gene encoding probable pectinesterase 66 — translation MEHHRVVSLVAVVVVLLLRWPALSSAQAPVSRTITVDSQGGGDFWSVQSAVNLVPDGNREWVRIHVRAGSYTEKVIIPEEKGFILLEGDGSSNTDINFNDYAGAHVRSRGETSPTYQSATFTVLADDFIARNIAFKNTHNAHDKINKSQAVAALVRGDRNSFYGCAFHSFQDTLCDDLGRHYFSDCFIEGGIDFIFGYSQSIYDACTIVSNMPPSYGEKPGSVTAHGRVDASAPGGFVFKGGEVRGTGRQYLGRAWNVYATVVYYHVNMSSIIVPQGWQAWKADGETNDVVFAEVGCTGPGSNMTERVPWEKQLSEVEVEKFVDMSYIDDGWIGEQPY, via the exons ATGGAGCATCACCGTGTCGTTAGTCTGGTCGCGGTCGTGGTCGTGCTGCTGCTCCGGTGGCCGGCTTTGAGCTCTGCGCAGGCGCCGGTGTCGAGGACCATCACGGTGGACAGTCAGGGAGGAGGGGATTTCTGGAGCGTGCAGTCGGCGGTGAACTTGGTGCCCGACGGCAACCGGGAGTGGGTCAGGATCCACGTCCGGGCAGGGAGCTACAC GGAGAAGGTGATCATCCCGGAGGAGAAAGGCTTCATCTTGCTGGAAGGGGACGGCTCCTCGAACACGGACATCAACTTCAACGACTACGCCGGCGCCCACGTCCGCAGCCGCGGCGAGACGTCGCCAACATACCAGAGCGCCACCTTCACCGTCCTCGCCGACGACTTCATCGCCCGGAACATCGCCTTCAAGAACACGCACAACGCACACGATAAGATCAACAAGAGCCAAGCGGTGGCGGCGCTGGTCCGCGGCGACCGAAACTCCTTCTACGGCTGCGCCTTCCATAGCTTCCAGGATACGCTCTGTGACGACCTAGGCCGCCACTACTTCAGCGACTGCTTCATCGAGGGCGGGATCGACTTCATCTTCGGCTACAGCCAGTCCATCTACGACGCCTGCACCATCGTGTCCAACATGCCACCATCCTACGGCGAGAAGCCCGGGTCGGTGACCGCGCACGGCAGGGTCGACGCCAGTGCCCCCGGCGGCTTTGTGTTCAAGGGCGGTGAGGTCAGAGGCACCGGGCGCCAGTATCTCGGACGCGCGTGGAACGTGTACGCCACGGTCGTCTACTACCACGTGAACATGTCCAGCATCATCGTCCCGCAGGGGTGGCAGGCATGGAAAGCCGACGGCGAGACTAACGATGTCGTATTCGCAGAGGTTGGGTGCACCGGGCCGGGATCGAACATGACCGAAAGAGTGCCGTGGGAGAAGCAACTGAGCGAGGTGGAGGTGGAGAAGTTCGTGGACATGAGCTACATCGACGACGGTTGGATAGGCGAGCAGCCATACTAG